One region of Candidatus Margulisiibacteriota bacterium genomic DNA includes:
- the dxs gene encoding 1-deoxy-D-xylulose-5-phosphate synthase, with product MPTKLIDTIELPDDLKKLSINELEQICQEIRELLISTVSKSGGHLAPSLGVVELTVALHTVLTSPEDKLIWDVGHQAYVHKILTGRKDSISTIRQLGGLSGFPRRNESQHDAFGTGHASTSISAALGIAVARDIKGEDFSVFSIIGDGSTSGGLAFEAINNVPCSVKGNFVVILNDNGLSISKPVGSLSNAITRVRTSSTYLSIKNNVESLINRIPKIGSPLSKKIEKLVDRTKNLVTDYKVGVIFEELGFRYLGPIDGHNIPLLMGAISYARRSTKPILIHVITKKGKGYLPAEDDPEKFHGISPFHIESGKIETSHKNPSYTETFGKTICDLANLDNRICAITAAMPSGTGLSEFQKKFPHRFFDVGIAEEHAVTFAAGLTVEGMKPFVAVYSSFMQRAYDQIIHDVCIQNLPVVFMLDRGGLVGEDGPTHHGVFDFGYLRHIPNLTVMAPKDQNELVDMMYFALSYNGPISIRYPRGEGAISVLKEKADELILGKAEILFAQNDGYKNNICIIAIGTMVPSAIEVAQRLFFSKVNTTVINARFIKPLDEKLISALSRESDLVVTMEEGAIQGGFGSAVLELLSKEGIITRTLCLGIPDKFIEHGSKKELMQKYQLDTDGMFQKILAKIFEPSEAGYIKASAI from the coding sequence ATGCCAACTAAATTAATCGATACTATTGAATTGCCTGATGATCTTAAAAAGCTCTCAATTAATGAACTTGAACAGATTTGCCAGGAGATACGGGAACTTTTAATATCTACGGTGTCTAAAAGCGGAGGGCATCTTGCTCCAAGTTTAGGAGTTGTTGAACTTACCGTTGCATTACATACCGTGCTTACTAGTCCGGAAGATAAATTGATTTGGGATGTTGGACATCAAGCCTATGTTCACAAAATACTTACCGGACGGAAGGATAGTATTTCTACTATCCGGCAGCTCGGCGGGCTCTCCGGGTTTCCCAGGAGAAATGAAAGCCAACATGATGCCTTTGGAACCGGTCATGCATCTACCTCTATTTCGGCAGCTCTTGGTATTGCGGTCGCCAGGGATATTAAGGGAGAAGATTTTTCGGTTTTTTCAATTATCGGTGATGGATCTACCAGTGGCGGATTAGCGTTTGAAGCCATAAATAATGTCCCCTGCAGTGTAAAAGGTAATTTTGTTGTTATTTTAAATGATAATGGATTATCGATATCTAAACCTGTCGGGTCTTTATCAAATGCGATTACGAGGGTGAGGACCTCTTCAACGTATCTGAGTATAAAGAATAATGTGGAGAGTTTGATCAACAGGATACCAAAGATAGGAAGTCCTCTTTCAAAGAAAATTGAAAAACTAGTTGATCGAACAAAAAATCTCGTAACTGATTATAAAGTAGGTGTTATTTTTGAGGAATTAGGATTCCGCTATCTTGGTCCTATAGACGGGCATAATATCCCTCTTCTTATGGGCGCAATTTCTTATGCCCGGCGGTCGACTAAGCCAATTCTTATCCATGTTATAACAAAGAAAGGCAAAGGATATTTGCCAGCTGAAGATGATCCCGAAAAATTTCATGGTATTTCGCCGTTTCATATAGAATCTGGAAAAATTGAAACCTCGCATAAAAATCCTTCTTACACCGAGACCTTTGGGAAAACAATTTGTGATCTTGCTAATCTGGATAATAGAATTTGTGCAATTACTGCGGCCATGCCGAGCGGTACCGGACTTAGCGAATTTCAAAAAAAATTTCCTCATCGATTTTTCGATGTCGGAATTGCTGAAGAGCATGCAGTTACTTTTGCAGCCGGCTTAACTGTAGAAGGAATGAAGCCATTTGTTGCTGTATACTCTTCTTTTATGCAGAGAGCGTATGATCAAATTATTCATGATGTATGTATCCAGAATTTGCCAGTTGTCTTTATGCTGGACCGGGGAGGCCTTGTAGGTGAAGATGGTCCGACACATCACGGGGTATTTGACTTTGGATATTTAAGGCACATTCCAAACTTAACGGTAATGGCGCCGAAGGATCAGAATGAACTCGTAGATATGATGTATTTCGCTTTAAGCTATAATGGGCCAATTAGTATTCGTTACCCTCGAGGGGAAGGCGCAATATCGGTGCTCAAGGAAAAAGCTGATGAACTTATTCTCGGTAAGGCAGAGATCTTATTCGCTCAAAATGACGGCTATAAGAATAATATTTGCATAATTGCTATTGGTACGATGGTTCCCTCGGCTATCGAGGTGGCGCAACGATTGTTTTTCTCAAAAGTGAATACAACGGTAATAAATGCGCGATTCATTAAACCCTTAGATGAAAAATTGATTTCTGCATTAAGTCGGGAATCTGATCTTGTTGTCACAATGGAAGAGGGCGCGATTCAGGGTGGATTCGGGTCTGCGGTCTTAGAACTGCTAAGTAAAGAGGGAATTATAACCCGAACCTTGTGTCTCGGTATCCCGGATAAATTTATTGAGCATGGCAGTAAAAAAGAACTGATGCAAAAATATCAACTTGATACGGACGGGATGTTTCAAAAAATTCTGGCAAAAATTTTTGAACCTTCAGAGGCAGGATATATTAAGGCCAGTGCTATTTAA